GCGATCGCGACGTTGATTGGTTTCGCAGAGAAAGGTTCACAAGTGCTCGCAACATTCGGCTGGAATGATTTCTTCGAGGCGCAGTTCGCGCCCTATCGCGACAAGGGCTTTGCCGCCGGACGCGTGGCGGTCGCGCATCGCCGCGCCTACCGCCTCTACACCGCACAGGGTGAAATGCCGGCCGAAGCCGCCGGCAAACTGTTCTATGAAGCACAGGGCAGCGGGGATTTGCCGGCGGTCGGCGATTGGGTGGTCGTGCGGCGGTTGCCGGGCGAACACAAGGCGGTCATCCTTGCCGTGTTGCCGCGCAAAAGCAAGTTCTCCCGCAAAGCCGCCGGTGAGCACACCGAAGAGCAGATTGTCGCCGCCAACATCGACACCGTGTTCCTGGTCAGCTCGCTGAATCAGGATTTCAACCTGCGCCGCATCGAGCGCTACCTGGCGCTGGCGTGGGAGAGCGGCGCGCAACCGGTGATCGTGCTCAACAAGGCGGATCTCTGTCCCGAGGTCGGGGCCCGGCTTGCCGATGTTGCGGCCGTGGCACCCGGCGTCGAGGTGCGCGTGGTGAGTGCGGTTACCGGCCAGGGGCTGGCCGGGCTGAAGGAGTACTTGCGCGATCACAAGACCGTGGCGTTTCTGGGCTCCTCCGGTGTCGGCAAATCCTCCCTGATCAACCGCCTGCTGGGCGAGCAGCGCCTGAAAACCCGCGAGATTCGCGCGACCGACGATCGCGGCCGCCACGCCACCTCGCAGCGCGAGCTGATTCTGGTGCCGGGCGGCGGCCTGGTGATCGACACGCCCGGCATGCGCGAACTGCAGTTTTGGGAGGCCGGCGAAGGCCTGCAGGAAGTCTTTGAAGAAATCGAAGCCTTCGCCGCCGGCTGCCGGTTCAACGATTGCCAGCATGAAAACGAGCCGGACTGCGCCGTGCAAGCGGCGCTCGCACGCGGCGAGATCGATCCCGGCCGCCTTGCCAATTTCAAAAAGCTGCAGCAGGAAGTGCAGCTCCTGCAGCGCAAGCAGGATTACCGCGCCCGCCTCCGCGAAAAGTGGCGCCGTAAAACCCTGCACAAGGCCCTGCGCTCGCACCTGAAACAAAAATACCGCGGTTGAATCCGTTCAATCCTGTTGCCACTGTCAACCAGCGTCATCGCAAAGCCGGCCCCGCGCCGGCGCACGGGGATTCCCGCCATGACCAGCAACCCGCTCAATCCGCTGACCCTCATCCAAAAATACTATGATCCCGCCGGCCCGGCGTACCGCCTGCTGGTGGTGCACAGCGTGCTGGTGGCGGCCAAAGCCCTGGCGCTGGCGCGTGCTTACCTGCACCGCCACCCCGGGGCCGCG
The window above is part of the candidate division KSB1 bacterium genome. Proteins encoded here:
- the rsgA gene encoding ribosome small subunit-dependent GTPase A → MLATFGWNDFFEAQFAPYRDKGFAAGRVAVAHRRAYRLYTAQGEMPAEAAGKLFYEAQGSGDLPAVGDWVVVRRLPGEHKAVILAVLPRKSKFSRKAAGEHTEEQIVAANIDTVFLVSSLNQDFNLRRIERYLALAWESGAQPVIVLNKADLCPEVGARLADVAAVAPGVEVRVVSAVTGQGLAGLKEYLRDHKTVAFLGSSGVGKSSLINRLLGEQRLKTREIRATDDRGRHATSQRELILVPGGGLVIDTPGMRELQFWEAGEGLQEVFEEIEAFAAGCRFNDCQHENEPDCAVQAALARGEIDPGRLANFKKLQQEVQLLQRKQDYRARLREKWRRKTLHKALRSHLKQKYRG